The Haloarcula sp. H-GB4 genome segment TCGAGCAGCGGCTGGAAAACCGTCGGGAGTATTACAACGACACTGTGAGACGGTACAACGCGCTGTTACAACAGATCCCAGAGCGGTATCTCGCGGCTCATAGGGGATACAAGCCTCGTGACTCATTTGAAGCTGACGAGGCTGCAAAAGGGGAATTCTCCGTACGTGACCGTCTTCAAAACTGATGCTGTTTGCCATTCTGCTGTATCTCGGTATTCTGGCACTCTCGGGGTTTGGTGTTCTCTGGGGAATCGGATCAATACTGATGGGATTTGACCGCTACGAGGAAGAACACGCAATTCGAACGACACCGCTTTCGGAACTCGATTCAGTTGCTGCTGGTCCGACAGCAGTCCAGGGTCGCATCGAACCTGCTGGTCGACATATCGGAACGCTGTACGACTGCGAGGCCTGTGTTGCCTACGAACTCAAAATTGAGGACACGGGAGGCGATTCGAGCAGGACACACGTCAACAAGTCGGAAGCGGTACCGTTCGACATTGTGACTGATGAGGGCTCGGTCCGGGTCTGCAACGCGGAGTTCGACTTCCACGTTTCCGAGGACCGTCGTTGGAGCGAGAAGCGCAAGAGCCACACCTCGCCTGACGATCAGTTGGCGCGCTTTGAGCGCGACTGGCAAATCCCGGACCTGCGGGCCGGTGACGACCGACGTTATGAGATGGCGTACATCGAACCCGGCGATACCGTGTATGCGTACGGGACGGCTGAACTGGACAACTCGTTGTCCGGGGAGCAATCGAAACCGCTCGTACTGACTGGCCGCGATGGGTTGTTTTTCCTCTCCGACCAAGATCCGGACGAACTGCTCCGGGAGCGACGGTTCGTGCTTGCGAAAAACGGGCTGCTCGGCATCGCCGTTGCAGTCATTTCGCTGGCTGTGTTCCTCTGGCTGACGGGTATCGCACAGATATTTCTCGGCGCGTAGATTACCGGATGCTCTCGATAACTACACGGCTGATTACCTTGATACCCGCTCGACAGTTCCTGTAGACGACCCATGCAACAGCAGCAGTGATGACGACAATCACCCAGGTAGCTGCATCCGAGTCCGTGATGGCGAATCCGACGACTTCTTCAAGCAGACCAATCAGAACAAGGAGCGTCACGATGAATGCGACGCCGTAGCCGAGTACTGACGTCCAGAAGCGAGCAGTGCCAGCGAGGAGGTGTGTCAATTGATCCGTCGAACGATCTTGCGGTGTGTTATCTGATTGGCCCACCGATTTCTCAGTGCGTCCATTATCTGCCGACTCGGAGTCCGCTGTCGCATCGCCAGACGTGATGGCCTCGGCAAGTTTCGTCTGGCAGGCCTCACAGGGAGACTCGTCGACCGCATCCAGCGTCGCAACTGAGTCTGTTCTCCTGAACGGGCACTGCTCGTTTGGACAGAGCTCAAGCCCCAGCATGTACCCGACCTCACTGATAGCCAGTTTTCGAACCCGGTCGTCGAACCTGTCCCCACCCAGACGGAACGTCGAGAGTAACGATGTCCGGCCGTACCGGATTCCAATTCCGAACAGCGACTGCCGCCGGCCTTGTGAGACATCTTGATTCGTCACAACAAGCGTTCGGCTGCCATCCGTCTCACTGGCTACGTATTTCGCCAGCTCAACTGCGTCGTACTGATCACTATCACCGGTAGGCTGGGCGCTGTCGGGGATTCCGTCGGTGTGAAACTGCCTATGATCGACGCGCGGGGTCAGCGAGAAGTGTTCCTCAACGGCATCCACGGCGAGTTCAAGTGTCTCTCGCTCTATTGCGCCGACGGCAGCGACTGTGAGTGGTTCGCGTTCCCCCCTCCGGCCCATGGGTCACCAAGTGCCGTGGAAGGTGTCGAACTCCAGCGAGTCAAGTGGCTTCTCGCCGATGGCGATTTCATACTCGCCGGGCGTGAGCATCGGCTTCTTGAACTGCGGGCCGTCGTCGGTGGTGATGCGCGGACAGCCAGTGTTAACGTAGGCGTCCATCCCGAAGTTCGTCAACCGGTCCGGCGTCACCTCGTCCATCGTGATGAGATAGGCGTTTTCGTTGTTTTCGACGATTTCCTGGGCCTGATCCCAGCGGCCTTGTCCGATTTTGGTACAGAAGATGACGCCCCAGGACTCGGCGTCCATCGCGCGATGGACTGCACCGTAGCGCTGTTTCATGAACTTCTCCGTGTCAGCGACGGTGACGACGTTGTTCACGGGATCGGCGATGACAACGTGTTTGTCGGGGTGCTCCATCGCCAGCCCGAGCGGGTGGAACTTTCCGCCACCGACGTACAGCATCTGGTCGGCGTCAACGTCGGCGCTGGCGTAGTTACAGCCGAGCACCTGGCCCTCGTGGGTCAGCCGCTCGTCGCCGCGCCGTGTGTGCACGTTGTAGCCGCGCTCCTCCAGCCACTCACGCATCTCGTCGAACTTGTTCATGTGCTGGGCCGTCGTCACGAGCCCCACGTCGGGATCTTCTTCCGGATCAGCAAGCTGTTCCTCGCGAGCCTGCTGCATGATGGGGAAGACGTCGACGTTGGAGAACAGCGGCACGTAGATGATCTTGTCCGATTCCTTCATCGGCGAGTGGCCGAAGTGGACGAACACGTCCGTCCGGCGCATCATGTACGTATCGAGGTCGCAGGCACCGTAACAGGGCTGGCCCGAGAGCAGCACCGTCACGTCGTCGGGGAGGTTCTCACGCAGGTCATCGGCCACGGCCGGGCCGCGGCGCTTCAGTCCCTCGGGGAACTGCAGTCCCACCTTCTCGGCGTCGCGCTCCTCGACGGCTTCGACGATTCGCTCGAGCTCGTAATCCCACTCGCGGTCGTGTTTGAGCGACAGTCCAGTGTTCCGGAGGTCGCCGTCAGTCCGCTCTTGACTCATTGCAACCCTGTATCGGTTCGAGCGGCATAACCCCCGTGTTTCGATGAGCGACAGTCACTCCATAATCTCGGCAAGTCGGCGCTCGACCCGCTCGACGTTCTCTTCTAAGTCCTGTGCCATCCGGTGCTGGGTCTCGTTTGCGCCAGCCAGTTCGTCGATAGACTCGGATACCTCGGCGGCACGTTGGGCGATTTCATCGATCATGCTAGCAATCTCTTCGGCGCTTGCGGCCTGGTCGTCCGTCGCCGCCGCGACTTCGCCGATACCCTGTTC includes the following:
- a CDS encoding cytochrome-like protein, yielding MGRRGEREPLTVAAVGAIERETLELAVDAVEEHFSLTPRVDHRQFHTDGIPDSAQPTGDSDQYDAVELAKYVASETDGSRTLVVTNQDVSQGRRQSLFGIGIRYGRTSLLSTFRLGGDRFDDRVRKLAISEVGYMLGLELCPNEQCPFRRTDSVATLDAVDESPCEACQTKLAEAITSGDATADSESADNGRTEKSVGQSDNTPQDRSTDQLTHLLAGTARFWTSVLGYGVAFIVTLLVLIGLLEEVVGFAITDSDAATWVIVVITAAVAWVVYRNCRAGIKVISRVVIESIR
- the dph2 gene encoding diphthamide biosynthesis enzyme Dph2; amino-acid sequence: MSQERTDGDLRNTGLSLKHDREWDYELERIVEAVEERDAEKVGLQFPEGLKRRGPAVADDLRENLPDDVTVLLSGQPCYGACDLDTYMMRRTDVFVHFGHSPMKESDKIIYVPLFSNVDVFPIMQQAREEQLADPEEDPDVGLVTTAQHMNKFDEMREWLEERGYNVHTRRGDERLTHEGQVLGCNYASADVDADQMLYVGGGKFHPLGLAMEHPDKHVVIADPVNNVVTVADTEKFMKQRYGAVHRAMDAESWGVIFCTKIGQGRWDQAQEIVENNENAYLITMDEVTPDRLTNFGMDAYVNTGCPRITTDDGPQFKKPMLTPGEYEIAIGEKPLDSLEFDTFHGTW